From Pseudomonas sp. stari2, a single genomic window includes:
- the der gene encoding ribosome biogenesis GTPase Der produces the protein MVPVIALVGRPNVGKSTLFNRLTRTRDAIVGDLSGLTRDRQYGEAKWQGRSYILIDTGGISGDEHGMDEKMAEQSLLAIEEADVVLFLVDAKAGFTAADQMIGEHLRKRNKRSYVVANKVDNIDPEMARAEFAPMGMGDAIPIAGAHGRGITQLLEIALSEFPKDEDEPQEGEEQEEVAEGEEAKRIPGPSEKDGIKIAIIGRPNVGKSTLVNRMLGEERVIVYDQPGTTRDSIYIPFERNDEKYTLIDTAGVRKRGKIHEEVEKFSVVKTLQAIKDANVVIFVMDAREGVVDHDLNLLGFALESGRALVIALNKWDGMTPGERDYVKTELERRLFFVDFADIHFISALHGTGVGNLYASVQNSFKSAVTRWPTSRLTQILEDAVSEHQPPMVNGRRIKLRYAHLGGANPPLIVIHGNQIEKVPNSYVRYLENTYRRVLKLVGTPIRIEFKGGENPYEGNKNTLTDRQVNKKRRLMSHNKKASKKRRDKR, from the coding sequence ATGGTTCCCGTAATCGCCCTGGTGGGCCGACCGAACGTCGGCAAGTCCACCTTGTTCAACCGCCTGACCAGGACTCGCGACGCCATCGTCGGCGACTTGTCCGGTCTGACCCGTGATCGCCAGTACGGTGAGGCCAAGTGGCAAGGGCGTTCCTACATTCTGATCGACACCGGCGGTATCTCCGGTGACGAGCATGGTATGGACGAAAAAATGGCCGAGCAGTCGCTGCTGGCCATCGAAGAAGCGGATGTCGTTCTGTTCCTGGTAGATGCCAAGGCGGGCTTCACCGCCGCCGACCAGATGATCGGCGAACACCTGCGCAAACGTAACAAGCGTTCCTACGTGGTCGCCAACAAGGTCGACAACATCGATCCGGAAATGGCTCGCGCCGAATTCGCGCCGATGGGCATGGGCGATGCGATCCCGATTGCCGGTGCTCATGGTCGTGGCATCACTCAATTGCTGGAAATCGCCCTGAGCGAATTCCCGAAAGATGAGGACGAGCCGCAGGAAGGCGAAGAGCAGGAAGAAGTCGCCGAAGGCGAGGAAGCCAAGCGCATTCCAGGCCCGAGCGAAAAGGACGGCATCAAGATCGCCATCATCGGCCGGCCGAACGTCGGCAAGTCGACGCTGGTCAACCGCATGCTGGGTGAAGAACGAGTGATCGTTTACGACCAGCCGGGCACCACTCGCGACAGTATCTACATCCCGTTCGAGCGTAACGACGAGAAGTACACGCTGATCGACACTGCCGGTGTGCGCAAGCGCGGCAAGATCCATGAAGAAGTCGAAAAGTTCTCCGTGGTCAAAACCCTGCAGGCGATCAAAGACGCCAACGTGGTGATCTTTGTGATGGACGCCCGCGAAGGTGTGGTCGACCACGACCTCAACCTGCTCGGCTTTGCCCTCGAGTCCGGCCGTGCGCTGGTCATCGCGCTGAACAAGTGGGATGGCATGACTCCGGGCGAGCGTGACTACGTGAAGACCGAACTGGAACGCCGGTTGTTCTTCGTCGACTTCGCCGACATCCACTTCATCTCGGCCCTGCACGGCACCGGCGTGGGCAACCTCTACGCTTCGGTGCAGAACTCGTTCAAGTCGGCGGTCACCCGCTGGCCGACCAGCCGTCTGACCCAGATCCTCGAAGACGCGGTCAGCGAGCACCAGCCACCGATGGTCAACGGCCGCCGGATCAAGCTGCGCTATGCCCACCTCGGTGGCGCCAACCCGCCGCTGATCGTGATCCACGGCAACCAGATCGAGAAAGTGCCTAATTCATACGTGCGCTATCTGGAAAACACTTACCGCCGTGTGCTCAAACTGGTCGGTACGCCGATCCGTATCGAGTTCAAGGGCGGCGAGAACCCGTACGAAGGCAACAAGAACACGCTGACCGACCGCCAGGTCAACAAGAAGCGTCGTTTGATGTCGCATAACAAGAAGGCCAGCAAGAAGCGCCGCGACAAGCGCTGA
- the bamB gene encoding outer membrane protein assembly factor BamB — protein sequence MRDVIGWKHAALLALAILATGCSSNSTKELPPAELTSFKEEVVLHKVWSRSIGDGQGETYNMLVPAIDGDTIYAADVTGIVMAMDRSNGDVKWKKELDVPVSGAVGVGYGLVLVGTLRGDVIALDTINGEEKWRARVTSEVLAPPASNGDIVVVQTQDDRLIGLDASTGQQRWVYDSTPAVLTLRGTSAPLATNRLAVAGLSTGKVVALDISNGVPVWEQRIAIPQGRSELERVVDIDGGLLLSGGTLYVASYQGRVAALDLESGRQLWQRDASSYAGIAQGFGNVYVSLSSGTVEGVDERSTTALWTNDSLARRQLSAPEVFSSYVAVGDLEGYLHLLSQVDGRFVGRERIDSDGLRARPLVVGDTIYVYGNSGKLEALTIK from the coding sequence ATGCGTGACGTGATCGGTTGGAAGCATGCAGCATTGCTGGCTCTGGCCATTCTGGCCACGGGTTGCAGCAGCAACAGCACCAAGGAACTGCCACCGGCCGAACTGACTTCCTTCAAGGAAGAAGTGGTTCTGCACAAAGTGTGGAGTCGTTCGATCGGTGACGGTCAGGGCGAAACCTACAACATGCTGGTGCCGGCGATCGATGGTGACACCATCTATGCAGCCGACGTGACTGGCATCGTGATGGCCATGGATCGCAGCAACGGCGACGTGAAGTGGAAGAAAGAACTGGATGTGCCAGTTTCCGGCGCCGTCGGCGTGGGTTACGGTCTGGTTCTGGTCGGCACGCTGCGTGGCGACGTCATCGCTCTCGACACCATCAACGGTGAAGAAAAGTGGCGCGCTCGCGTGACCAGTGAAGTGTTGGCGCCTCCAGCCAGCAACGGCGACATCGTGGTCGTGCAAACCCAGGACGATCGTCTGATCGGTCTGGATGCATCCACCGGTCAACAGCGCTGGGTGTATGACAGCACTCCGGCCGTACTGACCCTGCGTGGCACCAGTGCGCCGCTCGCGACCAACCGCCTCGCGGTGGCTGGTCTGTCGACCGGTAAAGTGGTCGCTCTGGACATTTCCAACGGCGTGCCGGTCTGGGAACAACGGATCGCGATTCCACAAGGTCGTTCGGAACTGGAGCGCGTGGTCGACATCGACGGCGGTCTGCTGCTGTCCGGCGGCACACTGTACGTTGCCAGCTATCAGGGTCGCGTTGCGGCACTGGACCTGGAAAGCGGCCGTCAACTGTGGCAGCGCGATGCGTCGAGCTACGCCGGTATCGCTCAGGGTTTCGGCAACGTCTACGTGAGTCTGTCTTCGGGCACCGTTGAAGGCGTCGACGAGCGTTCGACCACTGCACTGTGGACCAACGACTCGCTGGCACGCCGTCAACTGTCGGCTCCGGAAGTGTTCTCCAGCTACGTTGCAGTCGGTGACCTGGAAGGTTACCTGCATCTGCTGAGTCAGGTGGACGGTCGTTTCGTCGGCCGTGAGCGCATCGACAGCGACGGCCTGCGTGCCCGTCCGCTGGTGGTGGGTGACACGATTTACGTGTATGGCAACAGCGGCAAACTGGAAGCCCTGACCATCAAGTAA
- a CDS encoding tetratricopeptide repeat protein, translated as MSSTEDEQLADLKDWWTRNGKPLVTGGLLALVIVFGWQAFHKYQSNQSQGASVLYQQLLETTLTPDGKPDAARVADLAGKLNSEFGGTAYAQYGSLFVAKVAVDSGKLDDAATELKAIVAKPANAALGEIARQRLAQVLGAQNKADEALKLLEGDADKSFLATREELKGDLLVQLGRTDEANAAYQKAKAALSDEAAVGGLQIKLDDLAKGDA; from the coding sequence GTGTCGAGTACCGAAGACGAACAGTTGGCGGATTTGAAGGACTGGTGGACACGCAACGGCAAACCTCTGGTCACTGGCGGCCTGTTGGCGCTGGTCATCGTGTTCGGCTGGCAGGCATTTCACAAGTATCAGAGCAACCAGTCGCAAGGCGCCTCGGTGCTCTATCAGCAATTGCTGGAAACCACGCTGACTCCGGACGGCAAGCCTGACGCCGCGCGCGTCGCGGATCTGGCCGGCAAGCTCAACAGCGAGTTCGGCGGTACGGCCTATGCGCAGTACGGCAGTCTGTTCGTGGCCAAGGTTGCGGTCGACAGCGGCAAGCTGGACGACGCGGCGACCGAACTGAAAGCCATCGTTGCCAAACCGGCCAACGCGGCGCTGGGCGAAATCGCCCGTCAGCGTCTGGCGCAGGTGCTGGGCGCACAGAACAAGGCGGATGAAGCCCTGAAACTGCTTGAAGGCGATGCCGACAAGTCGTTCCTGGCCACTCGCGAAGAACTCAAGGGCGACCTGCTGGTACAGCTGGGCCGCACTGACGAAGCGAACGCGGCGTATCAAAAAGCCAAGGCGGCACTGTCGGATGAAGCGGCAGTCGGTGGCCTTCAAATCAAGCTGGACGACCTGGCCAAAGGGGATGCGTGA
- the hisS gene encoding histidine--tRNA ligase — MSKSLQAIRGMNDILPEQTPVWRYFEGTVSRLLDNYGYKQIRMPIVEFTELFKRSIGEVTDIVEKEMYTFDDRNGDSLTLRPEGTAACVRAVLEHGITGGGQVQKLWYIGPMFRHERPQKGRYRQFHQIGLEVFNLDGPDIDAELIIMTWRLWGELGIRDAVKLELNSLGTSESRGRYREALVEYLSAHHDKLDEDSQRRLKSNPLRVLDTKNADTQAVLVDAPKMADYLDEESRAHFEGLKARLDAVGIPYVLNPKLVRGLDYYSKTVFEWVTDKLGAQGTVCAGGRYDGLVEQMGGKPTPGVGFAMGIERLVLMLETLEQIPQELSRQVDVYLCAFGEEAELAGLALAERVRDQLPNLRLQVNAGAGSFKSQFKKADKSGALYALILGDDEMAQQVVGFKPLRGQGEQQSIAWDALAAHLATCVVQG, encoded by the coding sequence GTGAGCAAGTCCCTGCAAGCCATTCGTGGCATGAACGACATCCTGCCGGAACAGACTCCGGTATGGCGCTACTTCGAAGGCACCGTTTCGCGTTTGCTGGATAACTACGGTTACAAGCAGATCCGCATGCCGATCGTCGAGTTCACCGAGCTGTTCAAGCGCTCGATCGGTGAAGTGACCGATATCGTCGAAAAAGAGATGTACACCTTCGACGACCGCAACGGCGACTCCCTGACCCTGCGTCCGGAAGGCACCGCTGCGTGCGTGCGTGCCGTGCTCGAGCATGGCATCACCGGCGGTGGCCAGGTGCAGAAACTCTGGTACATCGGTCCGATGTTCCGTCACGAGCGTCCGCAGAAAGGCCGTTATCGCCAGTTCCACCAGATCGGTCTGGAAGTCTTCAACCTCGACGGTCCGGACATCGACGCCGAGCTGATCATCATGACCTGGCGCCTTTGGGGCGAGCTGGGCATCCGTGATGCCGTCAAGCTCGAACTCAACAGCCTTGGCACCAGCGAGTCCCGCGGCCGTTATCGTGAAGCGCTGGTCGAGTACCTCTCGGCGCACCACGACAAACTGGACGAAGACAGCCAGCGTCGCCTGAAGTCCAACCCGCTGCGCGTGCTCGACACCAAGAACGCCGACACCCAGGCGGTGCTGGTCGATGCGCCAAAGATGGCGGATTACCTGGATGAAGAGTCCCGTGCCCACTTCGAAGGTCTGAAGGCCCGTCTGGATGCTGTCGGCATTCCTTACGTGCTCAACCCGAAACTGGTGCGCGGCCTCGATTACTACAGCAAAACCGTATTCGAATGGGTCACCGACAAGCTCGGCGCCCAAGGCACTGTGTGCGCGGGCGGCCGTTACGACGGTCTGGTCGAGCAGATGGGCGGCAAGCCGACTCCGGGCGTCGGTTTCGCCATGGGCATCGAGCGCCTGGTGCTGATGCTGGAAACCCTGGAGCAGATCCCGCAAGAGCTTTCCCGTCAAGTCGACGTCTACCTCTGCGCCTTTGGCGAAGAGGCGGAGCTGGCCGGTCTGGCCCTGGCCGAGCGTGTACGCGACCAGTTGCCGAACCTGCGCCTGCAGGTCAATGCCGGTGCCGGCAGCTTCAAGAGCCAGTTCAAGAAAGCCGACAAGAGCGGTGCGCTGTATGCACTGATCCTCGGTGACGACGAAATGGCCCAGCAAGTGGTAGGTTTCAAACCCCTGCGTGGCCAGGGCGAACAACAAAGCATTGCCTGGGATGCGCTTGCCGCTCACCTGGCCACCTGCGTCGTGCAGGGTTGA
- the ispG gene encoding flavodoxin-dependent (E)-4-hydroxy-3-methylbut-2-enyl-diphosphate synthase gives MHGESPIKRRESRKIWVGNVPVGGDAPIAVQSMTNSDTNDVAATVAQINRLEAAGVDIVRVSVPDMDAAEAFGKIKQLVKVPLVADIHFDYKIALRVAELGVDCLRINPGNIGREDRVRAVVDAARDRGIPIRIGVNAGSLEKDLQKKYGEPTPAALVESALRHVEHLERLNFQDFKVSVKASDVFMAVEAYRLLAKEIVQPLHLGITEAGGLRSGTVKSAVGLGMLLAEGIGDTIRISLAADPVEEVKVGYDILKSLHLRSRGINFIACPSCSRQNFDVVKTMNELEGRLEDLLVPLDVAVIGCVVNGPGEAKEAHIGLTGGTPNLIYIDGKPSQKLTNDNLVDELEKLIREKAAEKVEADAAVIARG, from the coding sequence ATGCACGGCGAATCTCCAATCAAACGTCGCGAATCGCGCAAGATCTGGGTCGGTAACGTGCCTGTGGGCGGCGATGCACCTATCGCGGTGCAAAGCATGACCAACAGCGACACCAACGATGTTGCGGCCACCGTGGCCCAGATCAACCGTCTGGAAGCCGCTGGCGTCGACATCGTTCGCGTATCGGTGCCGGACATGGACGCCGCCGAGGCGTTCGGCAAGATCAAGCAACTGGTCAAGGTGCCATTGGTTGCCGACATCCACTTCGACTACAAGATCGCTTTGCGCGTGGCCGAACTGGGTGTGGACTGCCTGCGCATCAACCCGGGCAACATCGGTCGCGAAGACCGCGTGCGTGCGGTGGTCGATGCTGCCCGTGACCGCGGGATTCCGATCCGTATCGGCGTCAACGCCGGTTCCCTGGAAAAAGACCTGCAGAAGAAATACGGTGAGCCGACCCCGGCCGCGCTGGTCGAGTCCGCGCTGCGTCATGTCGAACACCTCGAACGCCTGAATTTCCAGGACTTCAAGGTCAGCGTGAAGGCCTCCGACGTGTTCATGGCCGTCGAGGCCTACCGCCTGCTGGCGAAAGAAATCGTCCAGCCACTGCACCTGGGCATCACCGAAGCCGGTGGATTGCGCTCCGGTACAGTGAAATCCGCCGTGGGCCTAGGTATGCTGCTCGCCGAGGGAATTGGCGATACCATCCGCATCTCGCTGGCGGCCGATCCGGTCGAGGAAGTGAAGGTCGGTTACGACATCCTCAAGTCTTTGCATCTGCGTTCCCGTGGCATCAACTTCATCGCCTGCCCGAGCTGCTCGCGGCAGAATTTCGATGTGGTCAAGACCATGAACGAGCTGGAAGGGCGCCTTGAAGACCTGCTGGTGCCGCTGGATGTTGCGGTGATCGGTTGCGTGGTCAACGGTCCCGGCGAAGCCAAGGAAGCCCATATCGGGTTGACCGGCGGTACGCCGAACCTGATTTATATCGACGGCAAGCCGTCGCAGAAACTGACGAATGACAATCTGGTGGACGAGCTGGAAAAGCTGATCCGCGAGAAGGCGGCCGAGAAGGTCGAAGCCGACGCAGCGGTCATCGCGCGCGGCTGA
- a CDS encoding RodZ domain-containing protein — MKAAHPEVVAANRVNPGETLRQARESNGWSLAEVALKLNLTVTSLTNLEAGAFDKLPGHTFARGYIRAYAKLLGMDQAVLVQQFDQSTGTDSQGSNVHALGRIEEPVRVSHTILRIVSLLLLIAVIGGGFVWWQDQTSLRTKDLTSLAPEHVEVEGADGTTQIHPIDEPEDQAVTEGQTEGATALALPQSETAAESTGAEPVVPAAAPAVPAAPAATPAAPAHAPAPVVATPVAPATNVPATPAPTVTAPVVPATPAPTAETAAPVAGEGQVQLQFTGDCWAQVTDGRGKVLFSGLKHKGDSVSVAGKPPLAVRLGVARAAQVSYNGQPVDIAPFTSGETARLKLGQ; from the coding sequence ATGAAAGCGGCGCATCCCGAAGTTGTAGCAGCGAATCGCGTTAACCCCGGTGAGACCTTGCGCCAGGCCCGCGAAAGCAATGGCTGGTCGCTGGCCGAAGTGGCCCTCAAGCTCAACCTCACCGTGACTTCCCTGACCAACCTCGAAGCCGGTGCGTTCGACAAGCTGCCCGGGCATACCTTCGCTCGCGGCTATATCCGCGCCTATGCCAAATTGCTCGGCATGGATCAGGCGGTCCTGGTCCAGCAGTTCGACCAGTCCACCGGCACCGACTCCCAGGGCAGCAATGTCCATGCCTTGGGCAGGATTGAAGAGCCGGTCCGGGTTTCCCACACCATTTTGCGGATCGTCAGCCTGTTGCTGCTGATCGCAGTCATCGGCGGCGGTTTTGTCTGGTGGCAGGATCAGACCTCGCTGCGCACCAAGGATCTGACCAGCCTGGCCCCGGAGCACGTTGAAGTCGAAGGCGCCGATGGCACCACGCAGATTCATCCGATCGACGAGCCGGAAGACCAGGCCGTTACCGAAGGTCAGACCGAGGGCGCGACAGCGCTGGCACTGCCCCAATCGGAAACCGCTGCTGAGTCGACCGGTGCCGAGCCAGTTGTTCCGGCAGCCGCACCGGCCGTACCTGCTGCCCCGGCGGCGACGCCGGCTGCTCCGGCTCATGCCCCGGCCCCGGTTGTCGCCACTCCAGTTGCACCTGCCACTAATGTTCCGGCGACTCCGGCACCGACTGTCACCGCACCCGTAGTCCCGGCCACTCCGGCACCCACCGCAGAAACCGCTGCGCCGGTAGCAGGCGAAGGTCAGGTGCAGCTGCAGTTCACCGGCGATTGCTGGGCACAGGTCACCGATGGTCGCGGCAAGGTTCTGTTCAGCGGTCTGAAACATAAAGGCGACAGCGTCTCCGTGGCAGGCAAGCCACCGCTGGCTGTTCGTCTGGGTGTTGCCCGGGCCGCGCAGGTCAGCTACAACGGCCAGCCGGTCGATATCGCTCCGTTCACCAGTGGCGAGACTGCTCGCCTGAAGTTGGGTCAATAA
- the pilW gene encoding type IV pilus biogenesis/stability protein PilW has translation MSLRFALLLLLASLCAGCVLSGDYNPMKTSKGRDEARAAYVQLGLGYLQQGMTERAKIPLKKALELDGSDPDANAALGLVFQSEMEPKLADEHFRKALSSRPADARILNNYGSFLYEEQRYKEAYERFEQAAADTLYPERSRVFENLGMTASKLGQRDLARQQLEKALRLNRQQPRALLEMAELSFEDRHYVPARDYYDRFSQLSEQNARSLLLAVRLAKVFEDRDKAASAGLQLKRLYPGTPEYQQYLSEQ, from the coding sequence ATGTCCCTGCGCTTTGCGCTGCTGTTGCTGTTGGCCAGCCTGTGTGCTGGCTGTGTCCTGTCGGGTGATTACAACCCGATGAAGACCAGCAAGGGCCGCGACGAAGCGCGGGCTGCCTACGTGCAGCTGGGGCTGGGATACTTGCAGCAAGGCATGACCGAACGGGCCAAGATACCCTTGAAAAAGGCCCTTGAGCTTGACGGTTCCGATCCCGACGCCAACGCCGCCCTTGGGCTGGTCTTTCAGTCCGAGATGGAGCCTAAGCTGGCCGACGAACACTTTCGCAAGGCACTGTCCTCCCGTCCCGCCGATGCCCGCATCCTGAACAATTACGGCAGTTTTCTCTACGAAGAGCAGCGTTACAAGGAAGCCTACGAGCGTTTTGAACAGGCCGCCGCCGATACCCTGTATCCTGAGCGTTCGCGTGTGTTCGAGAACCTCGGCATGACGGCGTCCAAGCTTGGCCAGCGTGACTTGGCCCGGCAGCAACTGGAAAAAGCATTGCGTTTGAACCGTCAGCAACCACGGGCGTTGCTGGAAATGGCTGAGTTGTCATTCGAAGACAGGCATTATGTGCCCGCGCGTGACTATTACGACCGTTTCAGCCAGCTGTCCGAGCAAAATGCACGTAGTCTGTTGCTCGCGGTTCGGTTGGCAAAAGTGTTTGAAGATCGCGACAAGGCCGCCAGTGCGGGCCTGCAATTAAAACGACTCTATCCCGGTACGCCGGAATATCAGCAATACCTGTCGGAGCAATGA
- the rlmN gene encoding 23S rRNA (adenine(2503)-C(2))-methyltransferase RlmN produces the protein MTTSTVKTNLLGLTQPEMEKFFDSIGEKRFRAGQVMKWIHHFGVDDFDAMTNVSKALREKLKAVAEVRGPEVVSEDISSDGTRKWVVRVASGSCVETVYIPQGKRGTLCVSSQAGCALDCSFCSTGKQGFNSNLTAAEVIGQVWIANKSFGSVPATIDRAITNVVMMGMGEPLLNFDNVVAAMHLMMDDLGYGISKRRVTLSTSGVVPMIDELAKHIDVSLALSLHAPNDALRNQLVPINKKYPLKMLLDSCVRYMSALGEKRVLTIEYTLLKDVNDKLEHAVEMIELLKDIPCKINLIPFNPFPHSGYERPSNNAIRRFQDQLHQAGYNVTVRTTRGEDIDAACGQLVGQVLDRTRRSERYIAVRELSADSDLAQNAANTN, from the coding sequence ATGACTACATCGACTGTTAAAACCAACCTGCTGGGTCTGACCCAGCCGGAAATGGAAAAATTCTTCGACTCAATCGGGGAGAAGCGTTTCCGTGCCGGTCAGGTAATGAAATGGATTCACCACTTTGGCGTCGATGATTTCGACGCCATGACGAACGTCAGCAAGGCCTTGCGCGAAAAGCTCAAGGCTGTTGCTGAAGTTCGTGGTCCCGAAGTGGTCAGCGAGGACATTTCCAGCGACGGCACCCGCAAGTGGGTGGTGCGCGTGGCGTCCGGCAGCTGTGTCGAGACCGTTTACATTCCCCAGGGCAAGCGCGGCACTCTGTGCGTTTCGTCCCAGGCAGGCTGTGCCCTGGACTGCAGTTTCTGCTCCACCGGCAAGCAAGGCTTCAACAGCAACCTCACCGCCGCCGAAGTCATCGGCCAGGTGTGGATTGCCAACAAATCCTTCGGCAGTGTTCCGGCTACCATCGACCGCGCCATCACCAACGTGGTGATGATGGGCATGGGCGAACCGCTGCTGAACTTCGACAACGTCGTGGCCGCCATGCATCTGATGATGGATGACCTGGGCTACGGGATCTCCAAGCGCCGCGTGACCCTGTCCACGTCGGGTGTGGTGCCGATGATCGATGAGCTGGCTAAGCACATCGATGTGTCCCTGGCGTTGTCCCTGCACGCACCGAATGACGCATTGCGTAACCAATTGGTGCCGATCAACAAGAAATATCCGCTTAAGATGCTCCTCGATTCGTGCGTTCGCTACATGTCCGCCCTGGGCGAGAAACGTGTGCTGACCATCGAGTACACCTTGCTCAAGGACGTCAACGACAAGCTTGAACACGCGGTGGAAATGATCGAGCTGCTCAAGGATATTCCCTGCAAGATCAACCTGATTCCGTTCAACCCGTTCCCGCATTCCGGTTACGAGCGACCAAGCAACAACGCGATTCGCCGGTTCCAGGATCAGCTGCATCAGGCAGGTTACAACGTCACTGTGCGCACCACCCGTGGTGAAGACATCGACGCAGCTTGCGGTCAATTGGTAGGGCAGGTGCTGGATCGCACCCGTCGCAGTGAACGTTACATCGCCGTGCGCGAATTGAGCGCCGACAGCGATCTGGCACAAAACGCCGCGAACACTAACTAA
- the ndk gene encoding nucleoside-diphosphate kinase has protein sequence MAVQRTFSIIKPDAVAKGAAGEIVTRFEKAGLKVVASKMKQLSKAEAEGFYAEHKERGFFGDLVAFMISGPVVVQVLEGENAIARNRELMGATNPKEAAAGTIRADFAESIDANAVHGSDSEAAAAREISYFFAATEVTTR, from the coding sequence ATGGCTGTTCAACGTACTTTCTCCATCATCAAGCCTGACGCTGTTGCAAAAGGCGCTGCCGGCGAAATCGTTACCCGTTTCGAAAAGGCTGGTCTGAAAGTGGTTGCCTCGAAAATGAAGCAACTGTCCAAAGCCGAAGCTGAAGGCTTCTACGCTGAGCACAAAGAGCGCGGCTTCTTCGGTGACCTGGTTGCTTTCATGATCTCCGGTCCGGTTGTTGTTCAGGTTCTGGAAGGCGAAAACGCCATCGCTCGCAACCGTGAGCTGATGGGCGCTACCAACCCTAAAGAAGCTGCTGCCGGCACCATCCGTGCTGACTTCGCTGAGTCGATCGACGCCAACGCCGTTCACGGTTCGGACTCCGAAGCCGCTGCCGCTCGCGAAATCTCGTACTTCTTCGCAGCTACTGAAGTAACCACTCGCTAA
- the iscX gene encoding Fe-S cluster assembly protein IscX, producing the protein MSYGWNDVQRIAEELAEAKPDVDPLSVNFVDLQRWIMELPDFDNTSGRVGEKVLEAVQALWIEEVD; encoded by the coding sequence ATGAGCTACGGTTGGAATGATGTTCAACGTATTGCAGAAGAGCTGGCCGAAGCCAAGCCGGACGTCGATCCGCTCTCTGTCAATTTCGTCGACTTGCAGCGATGGATCATGGAGCTGCCCGATTTCGACAACACCTCTGGCCGGGTCGGCGAGAAAGTGTTGGAAGCGGTTCAGGCGCTCTGGATCGAAGAAGTAGACTGA
- the fdx gene encoding ISC system 2Fe-2S type ferredoxin, whose amino-acid sequence MPQVIFLPHEKFCPEGMVVEAEPGTSILELAHEHHIEMESACGGVCACTTCHCIIREGFDSLEEADELEEDFLDRAWGLEAQSRLACQAIVGEEDLTVEIPKYSLNHAAEAPH is encoded by the coding sequence ATGCCGCAGGTCATTTTTCTGCCACACGAGAAGTTCTGCCCTGAAGGCATGGTGGTCGAGGCTGAGCCCGGCACTTCGATTCTCGAGCTGGCCCACGAACACCATATCGAGATGGAAAGCGCCTGTGGCGGCGTCTGCGCTTGCACCACCTGTCACTGCATCATCCGCGAGGGGTTCGACTCGCTGGAAGAAGCTGACGAGTTGGAGGAAGATTTCCTTGATCGTGCCTGGGGTCTGGAGGCGCAGTCGCGCCTGGCCTGTCAGGCCATCGTCGGCGAGGAAGACCTCACCGTCGAGATTCCGAAATATTCGCTTAACCATGCGGCCGAGGCGCCGCACTGA